In one window of Cydia pomonella isolate Wapato2018A chromosome 16, ilCydPomo1, whole genome shotgun sequence DNA:
- the LOC133526595 gene encoding transcription factor Adf-1-like, producing the protein MEREVQNTYSYIKLIKEIERFPVLYNYSLQDYSNKTVTDKSWAEIAKKTNSTVGECKEKWRNIRSSFLRSRKAPQNGSRPKKVYYLAEHLAFILPFLKCRDTSHREDEEQESIGESDTQSQDCNFEVEKCEVDDFEGMKKEVDERTFFTEPSIINVVSRKRHISEDETIDYVKRKYNPEAAKSTHPMHYFFLSLFDEFDTMDERQIRQFKIRVLQVIDDIKTSKVTQPFGVSVSPEPSHVAFQIPI; encoded by the exons ATGGAACGAGAAGTACAAAACACTTATTCTTACATCAAACTTATTAAAGAAATAGAAAGGTTCCCTGTGCTGTATAATTATAGTTTACAAGATTATTCTAATAAAACAGTAACTGATAAATCATGGGCTGAAATCGCAAAGAAAACGAATAGCACAG ttggtGAATGCAAAGAAAAATGGAGGAATATACGATCATCTTTTCTTAGAAGTAGGAAAGCCCCACAAAATGGTTCCCGACCAAAAAAGGTGTATTACCTGGCCGAGCACTTAGCATTCATATTGCCTTTCCTAAAATGTCGTGACACATCGCATAGAGAAGATGAAGAACAAGAAAGTATAGGAGAAAGTGATACCCAATCGCAAGATTGCAATTTTGAAGTCGAAAAATGTGAAGTAGACGATTTTGAGGGTATGAAAAAAGAGGTAGATGAGAGGACTTTCTTTACTGAACCTTCTATCATTAATGTTGTTAGTAGAAAACGACATATATCTGAAGATGAAACAATTGATTATGTAAAAAGAAAGTATAATCCAGAAGCAGCTAAATCTACACACCCGATGCATTATTTCTTTCTTAGTTTGTTCGATGAATTTGACACGATGGATGAGCGTCAAATAAGACAGTTTAAAATAAGAGTGTTACAAGTTATAGATGATATTAAAACAAGCAAGGTAACACAGCCTTTCGGGGTATCTGTATCTCCAGAACCGTCTCACGTTGCGTTCCAAATTCCAATCTAG
- the LOC133526323 gene encoding cyclin-dependent kinase 5 activator 1-like, whose product MRGPSTRARLMGTVLSFSPRERRPPAGAPPPDRAALAYSYERLNNAKNRENREAPRDERRATLDDAAKIISEKTALEKNLKKHSLFINALSWKRFSTANNNKKKLECKTKSVTTFRAPLTDNAPLDRNKNVSVQGTIYARPAPVAAPLPPPAEVARTNALNNNVCYSEKLPTTAVGPAVAPRKTVIQASTSELLKCLGMFLHTRCHRLRDFQAGDAVMWLRTVDRSLLLQGWQDVAFINPANVVFVYMLVRELVDGERIARPQELQAVVLTCLYLSYSYMGNEISYPLKPFLVEDSKDKFWDRCLLIVDRLSFNMLRINSEPGFFTEVFTELKACGAVESPPPAPAHPAPAPPHAISAA is encoded by the exons ATGCGGGGTCCTAGCACGCGCGCCCGCCTCATGGGCACCGTGCTCAGCTTCAGCCCGCGCGAGCGGCGCCCGCccgccggcgcgccgccgcctgaccgcgccgcgctcgcctACTCCTACGAAAGACTCAACAACGCCAAAAACAGAGAGAACAGGGAAGCTCCCCGCGACGAGCGCCGCGCCACCCTCGACGACGCCGCCAAAATCATCTCCGAGAAAACGGCGCTAGAGAAAAACTTGAAAAAGCACTCGTTGTTCATAAACGCCTTATCCTGGAAGAGGTTTTCAACGGCCAATAACAATAAGAAGAAGTTAGAATGCAAGACGAAGAGCGTGACGACGTTCCGAGCGCCTTTAACAGACAATGCACCCTTGGACAGGAACAAGAATGTGAGCGTTCAGGGGACGATATACGCGCGGCCCGCGCCCGTCGCGGCGCCGCTGCCGCCACCAGCCGAGGTCGCGCGGACTAACGCTCTAAACAACAATGTCTGCTACTCGGAGAAGCTGCCGACGACGGCAGTGGGGCCGGCGGTGGCCCCGCGCAAGACCGTCATCCAGGCTTCTACCTCCGAGCTGCTCAAGTGCCTGGGGATGTTCCTGCACACACGCTGTCACCGGCTACGGGACTTCCAAGCGGGTGATGCGGTGATGTGGCTCCGGACGGTGGACAGATCGCTGCTGTTGCAGGGATGGCAG GACGTGGCATTCATCAACCCCGCGAACGTGGTGTTCGTGTACATGCTGGTCCGCGAGCTGGTGGACGGCGAGCGCATCGCGCGCCCGCAGGAGCTGCAGGCGGTCGTGCTCACCTGCCTCTACCTCTCCTACTCCTACATGGGCAACGAGATCTCCTACCCACTGAAACCTTTCCTCGTTGAGGACTCCAAGGACAAGTTCTGGGACCGCTGCCTTCTCATCGTCGACCGGCTCTCTTTCAACATGCTCCGCATCAACTCCGAGCCAGGCTTCTTCACTGAAGTGTTCACAGAACTGAAGGCTTGCGGGGCCGTCGAGAGCCCGCcccccgcgcccgcgcaccCGGCCCCCGCTCCGCCGCACGCCATCTCGGCCGCCTGA